TTGCGGGCCAGACGGTTGATCAAGGACGATTTGCCCACGTTCGGCAGGCCCACCACCATGACCCGGCTGGCCCGCGGAAGGCGACCCCGCTGCCGCATCCGGGCGTCGATCTTGGCAGCCTCCGCCCCCATCTGGGCGTGCAAGGGGGCCAGGCCCTGGCCCGTCTGCGCATTCAGCACCACCACCGACAGGCCTTCCCGCTTGTAATGCTGAAGCCACGCCTGGGTGCGGGATGGGTCGGCCAGGTCGACCTTGGTCAGGACCAGCAAGCGGGGTTTTTCTCCGAGCAGCTGGTGCGTGACATCGAAGCGCGAACTGGCCGGCAGCCGGGCGTCGACCAGCTCCAGCACGAAATCGATCAGCTTCAAGCGCTCGCGAAGCGTTGACTGGGCTTTGGCGATGTGGCCCGGATACCAATTAATCAGCGACATGCTAGCCACCATTAAACCACAGCCGGCCACGCCGACAGGACGCGCTGCCGCGGAAAGGCCCGCCCGGCGATCGAGCCGGGGGGCGCCCGCGCCGCAGCGATCAGCCGGCGGACGCCGGCGTGGCCGCCGCGCGAGGCTCGAACACGAGCTGACCGGCCTCCAGCCGGACCTGGACCGCATCTCCCGCCTGGATGCGCCCTTCCAGCAGGGCCTTGGCCAGCGGATTGAGCACGTGGGCCTGTAGCGCCCGCTTGAGCGGACGGGCCCCGTAGATCGGGTCGAAGCCGATCTCCGCCAGCCAGCGCACGGCTTCCTCCGACAGGCTCAAGCTGACCCGGCGGGATTGCAGGCGCTGCATCAGTTGCGCCAGTTGCCGCTCGACGATCGATTCGATGTGCCCGCGTTCGAGGCCATGGAACACGATCGTGTCATCCACCCGATTCAGGAACTCCGGCCGGAAATGGTCCCGCAACGCTTCCGTGGCGATCGCCTGAAGCGCCTCCAGGCCTCGACCGACCGCCGCCTGAATCGCCTGCGCGCCCAGGTTACTCGTCATGATGACGACGGTGTTGCGAAAGTCTACCGTTCGCCCCTGGCTGTCCGTCAGACGACCGTCGTCCAGCAATTGCAGCAAAATATTGAACACATCCGGATGGGCCTTCTCGATCTCGTCCAGCAGAAGCACGCTGTAAGGCCGGCGACGCACGGCCTCGGTCAATTGCCCCCCCTCGTCGTAGCCGATGTAGCCTGGGGGCGCGCCAACCAGACGGCTGACCGCGTGCTTCTCCATGTATTCGGACATATCCAGCCGGATCAGCGCCTGCTCGGAATCGAAGAGGAATGCAGCCAGCGCCTTGGCGAGCTCCGTCTTGCCCACCCCCGTCGGGCCCAGGAAGATGAAACTACCGATCGGGCGATCGGGGTCCTGAATACCCGCCCGCGATCGGCGCACGGCATCCGACACGGCCGCGATGGCATCGTGCTGCCCAACGACCCGCTCACCCAGGCGTCGTTCCATTTGCAACAGTTTCTCCACCTCGCCTTCCAGCATGCGCGAGACGGGAATGCCGGTCCATTTCGAGACGATCTCCGCCACGTCCTCGTCGTCCACCTCCTGCTTGAGCAGCTTGCCCCGCTGATGCAGCGCCGCCAGCGCCGCGTGCTGGCGTTCCAGTTCCTGCTGGAGGGACGGCAAGGTGCCGTAGCGCAGTTCGGCCGCCCGCGTGAGGTCGCCCTCGCGCTCGGCGCGCTGCGCCTGCCCCTTGGCGGTTTCGATCTGCTCCTTGGCGTTTGAGATGGCGTCAATGACGGCCTTTTCCTCCTCCCACCGGGTCCGGAGCGTGTCTCGCTCCTCCACCAGCTGCGAGCGTTCCTGCTGAATGTGAGCCAGGCGTTCGCGGGCGCCTGCATCTTCGGGGTCCTTGGCGACGGCCGTGCGCTCGATCTCCAGTTGCCGGATGCGGCGCTCCAGCGCATCCAGCTCCGTGGGCATCGAGTCGATTTCGATGCGCAACCGACTGGCTGCCTCATCGACCAGGTCGATGGCCTTGTCCGGCAGAAAGCGATCGGCGATGTAGCGGTGGGAGAGCGTGGCAGCGGCCACCAGCGCGCTGTCGAGAATCTTCACCCCGTGATGGACCTCGTAGCGCTCCTTCAAACCGCGCAGGATCGAGATGGCATCGGCCACGCTGGGCTCGCCAATCAGCACGGGTTGAAAGCGCCGTTCCAGGGCGGCATCCTTCTCGATGTGCTGGCGATACTCCTCCAGGGTGGTGGCCCCGATCGCTCGCAGTTCGCCGCGTGCCAGCGCAGGTTTGAGCAGATTGGCCGCATCCATGGCGCCATCCCCCCGGCCGGCCCCCACCAGGGTGTGCAACTCGTCGATGAAAAGAATCACCCGCCCATCGGCATCGGCGATTTCCTTGAGAACGGCCTTGAGACGGTCCTCGAACTCACCGCGATACTTGGCGCCGGCAATCAGCGCCCCCATGTCCAGGGCGATCACCCACTTGTCCTTCAGGCCCTCCGGCACGTCCCCCGAGACGATGCGCTGCGCCAGCCCCTCGGCGATCGCCGTCTTGCCCACGCCGGGTTCGCCGATCAGCACAGGGTTGTTCTTGGTGCGCCGCGACAGCACCTGCACGGCCCGGCGAATTTCCTGGTCTCGGCCAATCACCGGGTCGAGCTTGCCCAGCCGGGCCTGCGCCGTCAGATCGCGCCCGTAGCGCTGCAGGGCCTGGTACTTGTCCTCCGGATTGGCATCCGTGACCCGTTGTCCCCCGCGCAGCGCGGCCAGGGCCTGGTAAACCCGTTCCTTGGTGGCACCGGCCGCACGCAAACGGTCCCCCGACTTCGACTTGAGGGTCTCGTCCGCCAACGCGAGCAGCAGGTGCTCCGTCGACACGAACTCATCCTTGAGCCGCTCCATCTCTTTCCAAGCCAAATCGAAGGCCGTCTTCAAGCCTGGAGACAGATAGAGATTGCCCGGCACGCCACTGACGCGAGGCACCCGCGCCAGATCCGCTTCGACCGCCTGTCGCAGGGACTCCCGATTGACCTCAAGCTTCTGCAGCAAAGGCTGCACGATGCCCTCACGCTGCAGCAGCAAGGCCAGCAGCAGATGCTCAGGTTCCAGTTGCTGATGCCCCCGCTGATCCGCCTGGTCCTGGCAGGCTTGAACGGCTTCCTGAGCCTTCAAGGTGAAGCGGTCGAGTCTCATGTCGGTCGTGCCTCCTGTGCTTGCGAGAGCCTTCAATCAACATATTAATTTAGTCTATCAATGTCAAGTGAAATAACTACGCAAAGCCCATCCGTGGAGAGGGATGGCTTCAATCTTTCTTCCCCAAAGCTTAACGTCACTTTCCCGAAAGGCAGGGGGATAAATCCCGTGGTGCCTTTCAGCGAGCGGAAAGGCGGAGGAACGGAAGCGTGCGAAGCAAAAAGCAACTGAAGGCCAGGACTTCCGCCATGGCGATCGCCTGTCTGCTGGCGGGTTGCGGCATTCAGCCTTTTGCGCCCACCACGGGTGACTACGGCTACGGCTCGGATCCCTACGGCGGGGGCTACGGCTCCGACCCCTACAGCGGCGGCTACGGCTCGGACCCGTACGGCGGCGGCTACGGCTCATCCCCCTCGGGCGGCGGCTACGGTTCCGATCCCTACAGTGGCGGCGGTTTCGGTGGGGGGAGCTTCACGTCCCCCGGTGGCAACTACGGGGGATCCTTCGGCACGGTGCCGACCCCCGCTCCCATCACGGGAAAATTGCAGGTGAGTCGCCTCAACAAGAACAGCAAGGGGGTTCTGCTCTGGAAAAAACTGACGGTCTCCGGCCAGATCACCAATCCCTCTCAGGGCGTCCTGTCCGGTGAACTGCAGATCAGCTTCACCAAGGGTGGAAAGGTGGTCGAAACCCAGACCGAATTCGTGACCGATCTGGCCCCCGGGCAGGCACAAGGGTTCACGGTGAGTTCCAAAAGGTCGGCCGATGACGTGCAGATCGGCATCACCTCACTGCCCGGCCAGTTGCCCGGCTCCAACTACACAGGAGGCGGCTACGGTTCAGGCTATGGAAACGGCTCCGGCACGGGCTACAGCGGTGGCTACGGCGCCGGAACGGGCTACGGCGGTGGCTACGGCTCCGGAACATCGGGCTATCCCGGGGGAAGTGGCTATGGCACGCCCTACTGATGCTGCTCGGGCCAGGCTGGTTCGCTTCACGCTCTCGGGTGTCGCCTGGCTGAGCCTGGTCGGCTGCGGTCGGGTCGCCCCGGTCGGGGGCCTGCCCGTGGCCCCCATGCCTCCCGCCACGCCTTTGGAACAACCAGCGCTGACGCCGCTGGAACAGCCCATCGCGCCAGGTCTGAATGTGCCTGCGTTCGTGGGGCCCGGGGGTGCCGCGCTCCCCGTGAGCACTCAACCCGGCGCCGGGACTGGTTCGTCCCAGATTGGCGGGCAGACACCCACGGCCGGCTGTGACCCCCTGAATGGCTGTAACATCCACGCCCTGCTCGTGGTGGGCGGAATTCAAAAGGCCAAGATGGGCTTCCTGTGGCGCAAGTTGCGGGTCAAGGCCACCATCTCCAACCGTGGAGCTCAGGCCCTCGACGGAGAAGCCATCGTTCGCTTCAAGAAGGGGGGACAGGTGGTCCAAAGTGAGTATTTCCCGTTCGCCGTGCTGGCCCCTGGGCAAAGCAAGGCGTTCGAAGCGGTCTCCGCCGTGGCCGCCGACGACGTGGAAGTGACCAGCCGCGCGCTGTGACTCGCGGCTTCCGGGGGCGAGCACTGCCCGCAACGGCCCCGAATAATCAGGAAGATACAGCCTTCGTTTCGGCACCCTCGCTTTCATTGACAGGGGCCGCAAGGCGCCCCTAAAATGAGCCGCCCCTTTGTTGAAAGGGCGCCGCTCGACCATCCAGCCATTTCTCCCCAAGGAGCCGCCACCTATGCAGTCGATCTCGCTGCGCCGTCAGGTCACCATCGTG
The sequence above is a segment of the Candidatus Sericytochromatia bacterium genome. Coding sequences within it:
- the clpB gene encoding ATP-dependent chaperone ClpB, coding for MRLDRFTLKAQEAVQACQDQADQRGHQQLEPEHLLLALLLQREGIVQPLLQKLEVNRESLRQAVEADLARVPRVSGVPGNLYLSPGLKTAFDLAWKEMERLKDEFVSTEHLLLALADETLKSKSGDRLRAAGATKERVYQALAALRGGQRVTDANPEDKYQALQRYGRDLTAQARLGKLDPVIGRDQEIRRAVQVLSRRTKNNPVLIGEPGVGKTAIAEGLAQRIVSGDVPEGLKDKWVIALDMGALIAGAKYRGEFEDRLKAVLKEIADADGRVILFIDELHTLVGAGRGDGAMDAANLLKPALARGELRAIGATTLEEYRQHIEKDAALERRFQPVLIGEPSVADAISILRGLKERYEVHHGVKILDSALVAAATLSHRYIADRFLPDKAIDLVDEAASRLRIEIDSMPTELDALERRIRQLEIERTAVAKDPEDAGARERLAHIQQERSQLVEERDTLRTRWEEEKAVIDAISNAKEQIETAKGQAQRAEREGDLTRAAELRYGTLPSLQQELERQHAALAALHQRGKLLKQEVDDEDVAEIVSKWTGIPVSRMLEGEVEKLLQMERRLGERVVGQHDAIAAVSDAVRRSRAGIQDPDRPIGSFIFLGPTGVGKTELAKALAAFLFDSEQALIRLDMSEYMEKHAVSRLVGAPPGYIGYDEGGQLTEAVRRRPYSVLLLDEIEKAHPDVFNILLQLLDDGRLTDSQGRTVDFRNTVVIMTSNLGAQAIQAAVGRGLEALQAIATEALRDHFRPEFLNRVDDTIVFHGLERGHIESIVERQLAQLMQRLQSRRVSLSLSEEAVRWLAEIGFDPIYGARPLKRALQAHVLNPLAKALLEGRIQAGDAVQVRLEAGQLVFEPRAAATPASAG